A region from the Arcobacter sp. F155 genome encodes:
- a CDS encoding MnmC family methyltransferase: MESLKEFEFPQEFEKISHIIKELLETKEYKDEKIQIELFIGDARKYIKTLDNLDIVYQDAFSSEVNGELWTVEYFTELFSITNENAVVTTYSIASNVRLSLYEAGFEIYEVNPTGKMKQTIAIKNKKDMEAKYIDMQLKQERNKELKALYD; this comes from the coding sequence ATTGAGTCATTAAAAGAGTTTGAATTTCCACAAGAGTTTGAAAAGATATCTCATATCATAAAAGAACTTCTTGAAACAAAAGAATACAAAGATGAAAAGATACAAATAGAACTTTTCATAGGTGATGCAAGAAAATACATAAAAACACTTGATAATCTAGATATAGTATACCAAGATGCTTTTAGCTCTGAAGTTAATGGTGAGCTTTGGACAGTTGAGTACTTCACTGAGCTATTTTCTATAACAAATGAAAATGCAGTGGTAACCACTTATTCAATAGCAAGCAATGTAAGACTATCTTTATATGAAGCTGGTTTTGAGATTTATGAAGTAAATCCTACTGGAAAAATGAAACAAACAATTGCAATTAAAAATAAAAAAGATATGGAAGCTAAGTATATTGATATGCAGTTAAAACAGGAAAGAAATAAAGAGCTAAAAGCCCTTTATGATTAA